The genome window TGTGTTGGAACATATCATCTTCCAATTCAGCTAAGCGCATATACGTGATACGATATGAGTTACAAGCATCTGCAGGAGGATTAAAGTCTGTGCAAATATCACGCATTCTCTTTAAAATATCTCCCGCATCTTGGTGCTCTTCTTCTAAAGTTGCATTCAGCTTCAAAATTCTCTCCTTCAATTCAACCGTTGGATTTTGTTCATATTCTTTGATTATAGGGAACACATCTTTTTCTTCTTTATCCAAATGCAACTCTAGCTCTATTTTTAATGAGTGGTAAAGTTGATACAGCTCTTTTAAATGGGGATGATGTTCCCCGTGAACTCTAAATACTTTAGTGACAAACTGACCTAATGCAGGTAGTTCTTCTTTTAAGTAGGCATGGTGAGTTTGAACTATTTCGTCAACTAGATCAGAATAAGTTGCCTCTTCCCAGTTTTGTCCAGACTGACCTTTTTCTTTCCATTCTTCATATTGAGTATTTAATTTTTGTAATAATTCTTCACCGTTCATAGATTTTTCTTGAAAGGTTTCCTTTAATG of Bacillaceae bacterium S4-13-56 contains these proteins:
- the ric gene encoding iron-sulfur cluster repair di-iron protein → MTMFSIDHTPAEIVKTFPKASDLFKSNRIDFCCGGNKPLKETFQEKSMNGEELLQKLNTQYEEWKEKGQSGQNWEEATYSDLVDEIVQTHHAYLKEELPALGQFVTKVFRVHGEHHPHLKELYQLYHSLKIELELHLDKEEKDVFPIIKEYEQNPTVELKERILKLNATLEEEHQDAGDILKRMRDICTDFNPPADACNSYRITYMRLAELEDDMFQHIHKENNILFPRLATA